A window of Mycolicibacterium holsaticum DSM 44478 = JCM 12374 genomic DNA:
CGGTTGTTTTCGGCCGCGAAAGGTTTGGCTAGCAGCGGCACCGGGAAACGCTCGCGCCATGAGTGACGACTGGGAATGCGTCGTCGTCGGCGCAGGTGCGGCGGGTTTGAGCGCCGCGCTGGTGCTGGGCCGGGCGCGCCGACGCACCCTGGTGATCGACGCCGGCGAGCCGAGCAATTCCGCAGCTCCGATGATCGGCGGGCTGCTGGGCCATGACGCTCGCCCGCCTGCGGAGCTGTACGAGACGGGGCGCCGCGAGCTCGCGGCCTATCCCAGCGTGCGCTACCGCGCGGGGAAGGTGGTCAGCGGCGCACCGGTCGACGACCGGTTTGTGCTCGAACTCGACGACGGTGAGCAGGTGGTTACCGGGCGGGTGCTGCTGGCCACCGGCATGCAGTATTGCCCGCCCGACCTGCCCGGGCTCGACGCGCTCTGGGGCGTCTCGGTGTTCCAGTGTCCGTTCTGTCACGGCTGGGAGATGCGGGACAAGCGGCTGGCCGCGCTGGCCGCGGGCGAAGAGGGGGTCCACGCGGCGTTGATGTTGCGGGGCTGGAGCGACGACGTCGTCCTTCTCACCGACGGGTCAGCCGAGCTCGACGCCGACGGGCGTCGGCGGTTGTCAGCGGCCGGCGTCGCCGTCGACGAACGCCGCGTCGTCGAACTCATCGGCCACGACAGCCAGCTGACCGCGGTGGCCTTCGCCGATGTCGGCCGGCTGCCGCGAGATGGGCTCCTGGTCGAGGCCCCGCTGCGGCAACGGTCGGCACTTGCCGAGCAACTCGGTGCGGCCTGCGCCGACGGCCCACTTTCCTGTGACACCGTCGACGTCGACCCACTGCACCGAACCAGCACACCGGGAGTGTTCGCCGCGGGCGACCTGTGCGCCGAGCAGCCGTATGTGGCCGGAGCCATCGCGGCGGGCTCACAAACCGCGATGATCGTCGTCCAGAGCCTTCTGGCGGACGAATTTCAGCTGCCTTACCCGCCGTAACGTTTGATCAGCTTGCGCTTGTACAGCTTTCCGGCGTCGGTGCGGGGCAGCTCAGCTTCGAAGAAGATGGCTCGGGGGCACTTGTGGTGCGCCAACCGCTCTTTGAGCCAACCGGTCAACGCCTCGGCGAGCGCGCCGTCGGCCAAGTCCGGTTCAGCCAACTGCACGACGGCCGTGACGCGCTGGCCCATCACCTCGTCGGGCACCCCGAACACCGCCGCGTCGACGACGAGCGGATGGCTGATCAACATGTTCTCGGTTTCCTGCGGGTAGATGTTCACCCCGCCGGAAATGATCATGTGATCGCGCCGGTCGGTGAGGTACAGATAGCCGTCCTCATCGAGGTAACCGACGTCTCCCACCGTGACCCAGCCCTGGGGCGAGCGCGCCGCAGCGGTTTTGGCGTCGTCGTTGAGGTACGCGAACTCGTACCCGCCCTCGTAATAGATTTCGCCGATCTGTCCCGCGGGCACTTCGGATCCGTTGTCGTCGAGGATGTGTGGCGTGCCCAGCAGCGGACGCCCGACCGAGCCCGGATGACGGAGCCACTCCTGGGCCCGGATGAAGGAGATGCCGGCGCCCTCCGAAGATCCGTAGTATTCGTCGATGATCGGCCCCCACCAAGCGATCATCTGGCGTTTGATCTCCGGCGGGCACGGCGCCGCGGCGTGTACGACGCGCTCGAGGCTGGAAAGGTCGTACCCGGCGCGGGTCGCCTCGGGCAGCCGCAACATCTTCACGAACATCGTCGGGACGAACTGCGCGTGGGTGACCCGGTACCGCTGTATACACGCCAGCGCCTCCTCGGCGTCGAAGCGTTCCATGATCACCGTCGTCGCGCCGGCGGACTGCGCACACATGGTCCACATCGCGGGCGCGGTGTGGTACACCGGCGCGGGGCTCAGATACACCGAATCACACGTCACACCAAGCGCTTCGAACACCGGCGTCGACATCGTGACCCCGGTCGACCCGGCGGGCGGCAGCGGTCGGCGGATCCCCTTGGGGCGCCCGGTGCTGCCTGCCGAGTACTGCAAGAGTTGGCCGGTGCGGGTGTCGGTGATCGGCGCCGGCGGTTCACCGGCCACACACTCGGGATAGCGCTGCCAGCCCGCGAGGTCGTCGTCGGCGATCAACGCCAGCGTCGGCAAACCGGATGGTAGCGCTTCGCAGGCGGCCCGCATCGCCTGCGACGAGATGATCGCCTTCGCCCCGCTGTCGCCGACGATATAGGCGATTTCAGCCGCCGACAGGTGCGTGTTGATCATGGTGTAGTACAGACCGCACCGACGCGCCGCCCACATCGCTATGTGGACATGCTCGTTGTTCTCCATGAGCACCGCGATGGTGTCACCGGCGACCAGGCCGGCGCCGCGCAGGAAACGCGCGAGACGGTTGGCGCCGTCATCGAGGTCACCGAACGTCACAACGGTGCCCGAAGGGTGCAGTATTACCGCGGGTTTCGCGCCGGCCACGGCTGATCCCATCGATCGACCACCGCCACCTCTCCAATGGGTTTGCGACGCACCAACTTGTGCCTGCCTCTGGGCCACCCCGCCGTCAAAAGTGTCGCGATCATCCAGTCGTCGGGTATCCCGACCAGTTCGCGTAACTGATCCTCGCAGGCCATGTGCCACAAGGTGATGGCCACGCCCAGTCCCTGGCTGCGGGCGGCCAGTACGAAGTTCTGCACCGCCGGAAACACCGACCCGCCTTGCTGCAACTCGGACGCCCCGGCCTGCGGCTGCACGCAGAACAGCACGAGGGCAGGCGCCGCACCGCCGACACGCATGTGCTCGGCCATGGCGCGCAGCACACGGGACTTGGAGTCGTCGGCGCCCTGCGCGGGCGCGGAGACCCGGTAGAAATCCTTGAGCTCTTCCCACGTCCGGTGGGCGGCAGCGGTGACGACGGCCCGGGCCTGCTCGGACCGCAGCACGACGAACCGCCACGGCTGCTGATTGCCGCCCGACGGTGCCCAGGTCGCCGCAGAAAGACACCGGTCCAGGGTGGCGTCGTCGACGGGTTCGTCACGATATCTACGGACCGTCGATGCGGTGCTCATGACCGTCCAGATGTCGCCCGATGTGGTCGGCACCGATTCCGGGGTCATGTCCGCGTCGTAGCCGGAAGCACACCGCGCCAGGTGCCGCCCCGCACCGGACCGGTGACCAGCGGCAGGTCCAGGGTCGACAGCAGGCCCGGCGGTGCGGCCATCACCGCGGGAATGGCGTTGAGTTCGCGCATGACGGTCGCATAGGTCAAGCCGCGCATGTTGTTACCTCGACCGTGCATCTCGATGTCGACCGTGTAGGTCGGCAGGCCGTCGACGATCACGCGGTAGCCACCGTGTGGCGACGGGTGCCGTGGCCAATCCGGGGCCGAGCCTTCGCCCATCCGGGTGATGTGCTCGAGCACGACGCGTTCCTCGTCGTCCACCATGCCCGCGAGCTTGAACCGCATGCCACCCATGGTGCCTGGCTCGATCCAGCCGGACGCGACCTCGTAACGCTCTGTGGCCAAACACTTCTCGATCGTGGTCTCCACACGATCGAGCGGTAAGCCCACGCCGTCGGCGACAAGGTGAACGGTGGGCGCCCAGAGCGCGGCGAGGCGATCGGTGTCGAACAGCGGGGCCGGATGGTCAGGCGGGTGACCGAAACCCATGAAGTCGAACATGATGTCGGGCTGGTTGATCGGGCCGTAGTCGAGGAGTTCGAGCATGGTGATCGTGTCGACGCGGCTGCTGA
This region includes:
- a CDS encoding NAD(P)/FAD-dependent oxidoreductase, with protein sequence MSDDWECVVVGAGAAGLSAALVLGRARRRTLVIDAGEPSNSAAPMIGGLLGHDARPPAELYETGRRELAAYPSVRYRAGKVVSGAPVDDRFVLELDDGEQVVTGRVLLATGMQYCPPDLPGLDALWGVSVFQCPFCHGWEMRDKRLAALAAGEEGVHAALMLRGWSDDVVLLTDGSAELDADGRRRLSAAGVAVDERRVVELIGHDSQLTAVAFADVGRLPRDGLLVEAPLRQRSALAEQLGAACADGPLSCDTVDVDPLHRTSTPGVFAAGDLCAEQPYVAGAIAAGSQTAMIVVQSLLADEFQLPYPP
- the fadD4 gene encoding fatty-acid--CoA ligase FadD4, with amino-acid sequence MGSAVAGAKPAVILHPSGTVVTFGDLDDGANRLARFLRGAGLVAGDTIAVLMENNEHVHIAMWAARRCGLYYTMINTHLSAAEIAYIVGDSGAKAIISSQAMRAACEALPSGLPTLALIADDDLAGWQRYPECVAGEPPAPITDTRTGQLLQYSAGSTGRPKGIRRPLPPAGSTGVTMSTPVFEALGVTCDSVYLSPAPVYHTAPAMWTMCAQSAGATTVIMERFDAEEALACIQRYRVTHAQFVPTMFVKMLRLPEATRAGYDLSSLERVVHAAAPCPPEIKRQMIAWWGPIIDEYYGSSEGAGISFIRAQEWLRHPGSVGRPLLGTPHILDDNGSEVPAGQIGEIYYEGGYEFAYLNDDAKTAAARSPQGWVTVGDVGYLDEDGYLYLTDRRDHMIISGGVNIYPQETENMLISHPLVVDAAVFGVPDEVMGQRVTAVVQLAEPDLADGALAEALTGWLKERLAHHKCPRAIFFEAELPRTDAGKLYKRKLIKRYGG
- a CDS encoding nitroreductase family protein, whose translation is MTPESVPTTSGDIWTVMSTASTVRRYRDEPVDDATLDRCLSAATWAPSGGNQQPWRFVVLRSEQARAVVTAAAHRTWEELKDFYRVSAPAQGADDSKSRVLRAMAEHMRVGGAAPALVLFCVQPQAGASELQQGGSVFPAVQNFVLAARSQGLGVAITLWHMACEDQLRELVGIPDDWMIATLLTAGWPRGRHKLVRRKPIGEVAVVDRWDQPWPARNPR
- a CDS encoding NAD(P)H-dependent amine dehydrogenase family protein: MILWGPGQVGVGALRALIAHPGLDLVGVVVHAEAKDGMDAGALCGMPETGVVATRDINAALALDADVVAYFASGDYRYREAAEDIARCLRAGRNVVCTSLVPMCYPPAADKETVELIAAACEEGGTSFFNSGVDPGWANDVIALTMTGFSSRVDTITMLELLDYGPINQPDIMFDFMGFGHPPDHPAPLFDTDRLAALWAPTVHLVADGVGLPLDRVETTIEKCLATERYEVASGWIEPGTMGGMRFKLAGMVDDEERVVLEHITRMGEGSAPDWPRHPSPHGGYRVIVDGLPTYTVDIEMHGRGNNMRGLTYATVMRELNAIPAVMAAPPGLLSTLDLPLVTGPVRGGTWRGVLPATTRT